CAGGACCGCACAAGCAGAGCCGGGCCGCCTGGCCCCGCCGGCGTCTGGACACAGCCTCCCAGCAGCCGCCGGCTCAGCCCGGATCCCCGCGCCTCTAACTGCCCTAGCGGCGGGCCGAGGCGAGACTCCCGCGCCCCCCCGCGTACGGCCAATCGCAACGAGGCTGCTCCGCGGGCGCAGCCAATGGTGAAGACGAGCGCTTCGCAGTCCTCCGGGCTCTCCCGCTTCCCGCAATCCCGCTCATCTTCCTACTTGGAGCTCACCTTCTGAGGCCAGGGTCAAGCGAGGGCGCCGGAAGGCGGGATTTCCGTCGCACTCACCCACGCCCCCACTCCCACGGGAGACTGCCCGGCCCGGAGCGCTCTTAATCACGCGGCGGGTGGTCGCGCTCACAGCAACTGGAGCTATCCAGGGCGTGGGTCGAGTGGCCAGAGCAGCTGCCCTGGGGATGAGAACGGATCTTTGTGTGGTCGGCTGGGGAGTGAAGTTTCCTCCTGTGTGCTCAACTGAATGCAGCAGAAGTCTTGGGCAGATTACGTGGAGCAGCTGTGGAACGCTGTGCAGGGAATCCAAGAAGAAACAGACCTCCAGCGACCACAAAACACAATGGAAGAAATATGCAacaatataggctgggcatggtggctcatgtctgtaattttcagggctttgggaggccgaagtgggaggatccctcgaagccaggagttggaggatcCCATGttgccagactgggcaacatagcaagaccccatctccaaaaaaaagttaacaattagccaggtgtggtagtgcacacctgtgatcccagctgctcgggaggctgaggcaggagactcgcctcagcctgggaggtcaatgctacagtgagctgagatcatgccactgcactccagcctgggcgacagagtgacatcCTGCCTCTAAGAAGGAAAAAGGGCAtggtggtcacgcctgtaatcccagcactttgggaggccgaggcaggtggattatttgaggtcaggagttcaagattagcctggccaacatggtgagacctcctttctactaaaaatacaaaaattagccaggtgtggtggtgcccgcctgtaatcccagctacttgggaggctgaggcaggaggattgcttgaacctgggaggcggagattgcagtgagccgagattgcaccactgcactccagcctgggggacagaggctgcaccactgcagctttgacttacCGGTTTCACGTGGTTCTCAACCTCAGCCTTgccagtagctaggactgcaggcacaagcaaccacgcctagctaatttttgtattttttgtagagaccggggtttgccatgttgcccaggctggtgtcgaactcctaggctcaagtgatctgtcgcctctgtctcccaaaatgctgggattacaagtgtgagccactgcactcggctaatAGTAATGAACTTTGAACAGAAGGAAAAGATGTTATTATTTACTTAGTtatgttttatctgtattttctaatttttctaaacaTGTAAAGATGAAATTCTATTAAAACTCAGTAAGACCTCAGAACAAAAAAAGTagagtataaatatttattttagttgtaCAAACTTGGTTTCTGGAAAAAGAATGGAATagattttctgagaaaaaaaaattcactttggccgggtgcggtggcttacgcctgtaatctcagcactttgggaggctgaggtggtggatcacctgaggtcagcagttcaagaccagcctgaacaacatgaagaaacccccgtctctattaaaaatatgaaaattagccaggcatggtttcaggcgcctgtaatcccaactactcaggaggctgaggctgtagaatcgcttgaacccaggaggcagaggttgcagtgagctgagatcgcaccattgcactccagcctgggtgacgagcaaaactctgtctcacaaaaaaagaaaagccgaCTGGCTgaaaggattaaaaaagaaaatatgatccaTCAATGTGCTATCTacaagataaacattttaaattaaaataaacagattgaaagtaaaaggatacaAAGATACAACATTTAAATAGTAAGCAAAAAACcgccaaagtggctgtactaataTCAAGTGAAATACACTTTAATTTaaagcagggctgggcatggtggctcacgcctgtaatcccagcactttgggaggtggaggcagagagattacttgagccctgaagtcaagatcagcctgggcaacatggcataatcccatttctacaaaaaatacaaaaattaggcgggcatggtggtgcccgcctgtggtcccagctatttggaaggctgaggggggaggatcatgtgagctggggaggtcgaggctgcagtgagctaagatcaggctcctgcactccaacctgggcaacagagtgagaccctgtctcaaaataaaaaaaataaaaaagggttgAGATGCAAAAAAGgacatcattttttattttttatttttttgggatggagtttcgctcttgttgccaaggctggatggagtgcaatcgtgtgatctcggctcactgcgacctctgcctcctgggttcaagtgattctcctgcctcaggctcccaagtagctggcattacatgtgcatgccatcactcctggctaatttttgtatttttggtagagacggggtttcatcttgttggccaggctgggttcgaactcctgacctcaggttatccgcctgccttggcctcccaaagtgctgggattacagacgtgagccactgtgctggccaaaACCTTCATTTTCAAAAAGGCTGGGTCAggcatcatggctcatgcctgtaatcccagcactttgagaggccaacgcccatctctaccaaaaatacaaacattagctaggcgtggtggcatgcacctgtaatcccagctacttgggaggctgagtcaggagaattgcttgaacccaggaggcggaggttgcagtgagcagagatcgtgccactccactgcaacctgggggacagagattccatctcaaaaaataaataaataaagcctggGTGCCAGCTGTGGTACATAGGCCTAGTTTGGTGACTCCTGTACTTAAGATATAAAACTGAAGAACAGTGGGCGGGAGCTTCCCTCTAAAGGCACAGGATGGGCAAGCTGGTCCCTGAGCAGTGACTTTATAATAACTTGTTacactgtgttttttcttttgttttgtttttcgttcggttggttggttgtttgagatggagtttggctcttgttgcccaggctggagtgcaatggtgtgacccagctcaccgcaacctccgcctcctgggttcaaaagattctcctgcctcagcctcccaactagctgggattacagtcatgcaccaccacgcctggctaattttgtatttttagtagggatggggtttctccatgttggtcaggctgatctcaaactcccaacctcaggtgatcagcccgcctcggcctcccaaaatgctgagattacaggcatgagccaccgcacccaggctttttggttttttttggacagtctggctcggtcgcccaggctggagtgcagtggcgcgatctcagctcactgcaacctctgccacctgagttcaagcacttctcccacctcagcctcccaagtagctgggattacagttgcccaccaccacgcccagctaatttttgtattttttttttgtttttctgagacagagtctcgctctgtcacccaggctggagtgcagtggtgcgatctcagctcactgcaagctccgcctcatgggttcgcaccattctcccgcctcagcttcccgagtagctgggactataggtgcccaccaccatgcctggctaattttttgtatttttttttttttttttttttttttagtagagatggggtttcactgttttagccaggatggtctcgatctcctgacctcctgatccacctgcctcggcctcccaaagtgctgggattacaggcatgagccatcgtgtccagcctaatttttgtatttttaatagagatggggtttcaccatgttggccaggctggtctcacactcctgatctcaggtgatctgcccgcctttgcctcccaaagtgttgggattacaggcatgagccaccgagttCGGCCAGCTGCCTGATAACACTTGCACAAAATGAACCTGTTACTTCATTTTTCCCCACTGCCAATCACCTCCCCCCACATTTTAGACCATCACACTTACCTAACCTAGAAACAGCCCTCAGCCTTATCTCCAGGGATATAAGGATTTCAGCGctgttctcccacctcctcacttGGCGGTCTTGTGaatctatcttttttcttttgcaaaaccCGCGTCACAGTGATGGACTTGCTGTGTACAGGCAGAATGGACCTCGACCTGGCCAGTGACGCTGGACAGCCACGGCCGCCTCCAGACAGCAACTGCTGtctctttccttctgccttccAAGTCACACATAAACACTCCTTTTGGCCAACTCTTCCTCTGGGAGGCTTCTCCTCAAGGGGCACCAGCACTGATGGGGAAGCCAGAGACAGGCAGCTCAGGATGGGGATGAAAAGCCAGGCATGTGGAGGCCGACTTCTGCTCAGCCCTGCTCCCTTGGATAGAGAGGCTGGAGCCCAGGGCATCAGCCACAGGTCTTGGGACAAACCCTTGGCCCAGGAAAACAGAGCTGGATGAATCCTTGAAAACCACGAGATCCACCGACTCACTCCCCAGACGGGAAAGTCAGGCTCTGACTCCTGCTGTGGATTGCCGCAGGTCCCGGGCCGCTAACTCCGTTCTCTCTGGCCagcaccactgcagcctgggcctcagCTGGTGGAGAGAACTGGGCTCACCCACTGCCAAGGGAACTGCAAAAAGGGCACACGGCAGTCCTGGGCAGAGCCCCGGGCCAGGACGTCAGCCAGTTGCACAGCAGGGAGGGCACCTGCCCATCTCCACAGTCATCCTCCTCCTGGGCACCCTTACCAAAAGGCACTCCTCGAAACAAAATAAGGCCacgcgccgtggctcatgcctgtaatcccagcactttgggaggccaaggcgggcagaggacgaggtcaggagatcgagtgaTTCCACTTTTCTTCTCTAGTAAGTTTGGACATTCAGATCTAGTTGGTCTTTTATCATAGAACTTCTAGTGTGCCCGAGTCTTACATTGTGAAGATCCTTTTCTACAATATTACTTATAAGAGGATATAAATGGTACTAGATGAGATCAGGCTGGATGAGAACTGATATTGTAAACATACTTTTTAGATGAATCTCTGATTGCTATTCGGTTTCTTTTGaacttgtaaaaataaaacacattggcTGGAGGGTGGAAGTAGGAAGgagatttatgtcttttaattgcaTGTCATTGCTTCGTATCGAGAGAGAACATATAGTATCCTTGGCTTTGGACCTAAagaaggaaacacatttttctacCTGCTGTATGCCAGCCGTTCCTGAACACCTGGAGGGCTTATTGCAGCGTggattgctgggccccactccagagtttctgattcatcAAGTCTAGGGAGGGGCCTGAGAATTTACATCTATAAGACATTCCCAAGTGCTCCTGGTTCAGAGACTATATTTTTGAGAAGCACTCTTATGTACTAACTGTAAATTGTAGAACTTTAGAAAAAAGCTTAATTTGGTCTGGGATAAGAAGCACACAGATAATGGAGCAAATCATGAAAAAGTCAACCCTTGATCCCAGGTAACAAGCAATACACAGTGACAGAACACAACTCTTGGTTTTCATGATTGCAAGTCATAGCCAAGTAACAAGTGAgaaattcagtttcattttcaGGGATTAGAGAGGCCAGGTGATTCTAGAAAAATAGGATTTAGTGATTAACCTCATGAGAGTAGGAGTTATTTATGTCCTTTTTCACTCCCCCATCACTTAGCATTTAGCCTTACTTTAGAGGGTCCTGTATTTGTTTTAAACTTGTAAAGAACTTAGAGTGCTTATTAAATGGAAAgctttccgtgtgtgtgtgtgtgcgtgtgtgtgtgtgtgtatgtgtgtgtgtgtccgtgtgtgtgtgtgtgtgtatgtgtatgtatgtatttagagacagagtcttgttctgtagcccaggctgaagtgtagtggcatgattttggctcactgcaacctctgcctcccaggttcaagggattctcctgcctcagcctcccaagtagctgggattacagacacctgccaccatgcccagctagttttgtatttttaatagagacagggtttcatcatgttagccaagctgattttgaactcctgaactcaggtgacccacccaccccagcatcccaaagtgctgggattgcaggcgtgagccaccacacctggctcacaagctttatgtttttaaagatattagacatgtttcttgttttcttttttgttgttttgttttgtatttttagaagaacaAAAAACCCTTAACAATAATGTAGGAGAATGAGAAAGgttttccaaaaaagagaaatcattgtGATTATTTATCTTAGTGGAATGTTGGATAATATAGTCTGCTTTATCAATCATCAAGCACactataaaatttccattttaataggATTTGTACCTCAATTGAGGTAATCCAGTTTTAAAGTCTTTAAAGTGAAAGCCAGCCCCGCCCCTCTCCTGGAGTGGGCGGGGACAGAGGTTACATGGCGGCTTTCCTTGTGACATCACAGGTTCTTCAGGACAGGCTGCTGTCTGGCCACACCTCCTTTCCCTTGCATCTTTCTCATTGACCAATAGGCTTGAAGCATTAAGGCCACGCCCCATTCTGCATTCTAGTGTGGCCCTGGTTACGCCTCCTCTGGCTCAGTCACACAGCTACCTGGTAGGTGACTGGAGGTGTATAGTTGTCCTCGCCTGGATTGTGCTGATGTGGCCCCAACCCCACCACCCTACCCATCCCATGATGTCCAAAGAGACCCAACCGATCAAATTGGCCAAGGCCAAGGAAAAGGTAAAACGCACCAGGTTGTGGCACCCCAACCCAGCCCCAGGCGCCCTCTGACAGTCAAGCTGCTGCCAGAGTCTGTGCCACTGCTGAGGCACACTAGGCTGGGAACCCCCCAGTGCCCCTGGGCTCCCCACACCAAAATCTTGTGAGCCAGCCCAACCCCCTCGTGAGTCCTGCCTCTGCCCTCACCAGCCACCCCAGGGTGACTTTGAGCTGGTGACTCCCAGGGCTTCCCACTCCATACTCTGCCCTTACCTCCTGCTACCCAAACCCGACCTTCTTGGGCTCTTTGGGCTCACGTCTCCAAAGACCTGGGTGCCCTAGAACCTGCCCTCACCAGTTGTCCCCTGGTCACTTTGGACAGGTGACTCCTGGGGCTCCCTGCTCCATACTCGGGCCTCACCTCCCGCCACCCAAAgcctgacctccctgggctctttGGGCTTGCATCTCCAAGGACCTGGGTCCCAATCCTGTGACCCCCACTCCCCAATCTCAAAGCGGCAACTTGGGCATTGCACTCCTGTGtcccccccacccctccaccgAGCAGTGCAATGTAGTGATGTCGCAGTCCCCCTAGGAACTGTCATTACTGCCACGAGACCGGTCTTTGGTCTTAGGACCCAGTCCCCTAAGTGTTCTTGCCCATTTCTGGTTCCTCTGGTTGTAGCACAGGTTTCCAGCTGGAAGGGGATTGGGGACTGTGGGACGTAGGAGAGAGAGGTTTCAGGCTGCCTTACTTCCTTAACACAGACGCTGACAGTGTGAAAAGCCTACACCTCCCCCATGAGCTCAACACATTGACGGTGTTCTGGGTGGCAATGGGAGAACGGGTTTAGTTTGATTTTCTCCCAGGCTTCTACTCTCCAGAGAGACTCGaacattatttctgagttctccaccTCAGACTTGAATTCTGCATTGTTCTGGGACCAGAGTGCCCCTCAGTCAGTGGTTGCTGGAGTGAGATCTGCCTATCTTCTGTGGAACAGATCTTGGGAAACTGAACTTGACAGCTTGAATCTTCCTCATCTCATCTCCACCTGGGGTACTTTGAGTGCCACACGATAAATATGGGGCATCTTTCTGAAGCATCAGTTTCCTTTGAGTCTACTGAGGAACAAAACATTAATGTACTTAGGGGTGACAGTCACATAGATTTATAAGAATATACAAGACTTCTCTCTGAAATGAGGGTTGGGTTCTCCTCTTTCTGTTAAGTTCCCAGATTTCACAGAAAGGCTGACTTCTGCCATGAGCATACATTAATATAAAAGTTTGAGAGGTAGTGGTGCACTTCTTCACACTAACAGACGTGTGAGGGTGTATGACTCTAAACCACACGGTGTACAGTGCCTGCCTACgtaatatttgcttttctgccttTGCCTCTGCTTTTGGTCCCTGGTAGCTGCTGACTTGTGGCAAAATCCCAGAGCTCAGAGTCAGAAGACTGAGTTTCAGTTCCATTAGTGCCTTCTATTCAGCCATGGTATCAATCCCTCTCAGTCACTAAGTGATTGTGACAACACTTCCTACAGTTGTTGGTGGCATTAAATCAGATGGTGCATAAGAGTATTTTGTAGAAACTGTAAAGCAGGATGTGACTGTAGGAGCTTGTAGTTCTCATGAGTATCACTGCTCTTCCTTTCCACAGTTGAGAGACTACCATCCCCAGGCCAACCCTAGTGTTGGTACAGGAGCAAGCGACACcaaaaagaagaacataaataacGGTGCTAACCCTGAGACAATCACTTCTGGTGGTTGCCACTCACCTGAGGCTGTGAGTCTTGGCTGGCCAGGCTCCTGGGGACAGAGGGCCCAAGGGGTGGTGGAGGGTAACTGTTAAGATTGTGGAAGAACTCCCAGGCACTGCTTAAgaattctgggtttgaatcctctCCATCTGCTGGGGATATGATAGAGGGCAAATTCCTTGAGCTCTTTGGGCCTctcttttcacatctgtaaaataggagtgGTTTGGTTTTACCTACATTggtgaagtttaaatgagatttatcattgttgtttttatgttaatcCCTAGTCCACGGCCTGCTGTATACTCTCCTTCTCGGGCTTGCGTTTCCTGAGGTAGAGTTAGAGAGTATCAGAGGTGTCTGTTAGCTCTGAGAGTCCGAGAGTTAAAGGCCCACTAGAATGGAAACCTCGGGACCGAGGGTTCCTATCTGCCTTTTCCGTCCTATATCTGCGCTGTGAAGAACCGTCCCTGGCCCGTATGTGCTCagttaatgtttgttgaatgaatgcaccTTTCTAAATCACAAGCTGGCAGAAGCGTGGGCTCTTCTCACACTCCATCTCTGAAGGTTTCTCTGACTGTCTTTTTGAGAGAATCTAGTTTCAGACTTTGAGTTCTGTGGCTGTGGGCAAAAACTAACAAAGACTCAAGTCCTTTTACTTTGGGAGTTGAGGAGAGTTTACCAGTTCGTGTTCCCATTGGGTCTGAGAACTACCTTTAAAAtccatccctggcccctgccTACTGCTTCCTGGCCTGGGGAATAGAGTTGAAGGGGCCACCCTCAGTCACCTTCCTTTGACTCTCCCCACAGAAACAACAGAACCAAGCCCAGCTAGAAGAAGTAACGTGATTTCTTTGTTTGCTCACATGACTGCTGGGTTTGGAGGACACTCAGCCGTAGAGGCCCCAGTCTCCTCTtgcccactcccagcctggggaagaaggcTCACCCCCCGGATCCCACCCCGTCCACACAGGGTCCCTGATAACCTGGTCCCATGGGTGGGCCTGTCCTGGGGCAGTGGTGCCCTTCTGGGGGCATGTCTCTTGctgtgccatctctgcctccccctagtaagagctctgtcttcctctttctatAGGAAAAGAAGGCAAGCCACCAACATCAGGAAGCCCTAAGGAGGGAGCTAGAGGTAAGTGGAAGGTGTGAAGTTCCCTCCTGTCCTCTGGAGGTTTCTTTGCTCCTCTTTCAGCACTTGCTTGTCTTTTCTCCCAAAGGCCCAGGTTCATACCATACGAATCCTTACATGTGAGAAAACTGAGCTTCAGACGGCACTCTATTACAGCCAGCGTGCTGTCCAGCAGTTGGAAGGTGGGAATCTGGCACCCGGTCATCCTTCAACCTGGCACTTTGACAGGCCTTTAGGGGGAATCTTTTGGGCCACATCTGAATGTCTCTCATTCCAGGAGAGTGCAGGCATCTGGTCGGCCGCCTGCATGATTCATGGAATTTTACAAGACATTTAGAGTGGGATCTCTCTGCTGTTGCTACACAGAAGAAGAAGGCTGACAGGGTGAGTCCAACCACCTGCCCCGTCCCCTGGGAACCCAGCTTCACAGATGGAGGAGTGAGCCTAAAAGTCCCTTCTGCAGGATGGAGTGTCCTGCCCAGAAGACAGCATGGCCATTGCTTGCTGCTTTTGTGTGTGGTGGTTAGAGGCTGACAGGGGCTGAGTCGGCTGCTGTGGGTGAGTTGGGGGGCGCCGTGGGGAGTGAGCACTGGACATAGAGCTCACAGGCCAAGTGCCCGCCCTGCCCATATTTGACTGTGGACTTGGCCAAGTCCCAAGTGGCGGTTAGGATACTTGTACTATAAAGGTACAGAAGAGTAGCTTGAGTATGTTATTATTTGTGTTGAGAGAggaagcctgtgtgtgtgtgtgtgtatgtattatgGGAATATACAATAAACATGTTTGTAAGGATTCATAAACATCTCAGGAGAGAGGAAGTGTTGGGGGGAGATGTTTCCCTTCTGTACTTTCTGAGTTTTGAACGATTCGAATGTATCATCCTTTCAAAATGTGAACAAATGATTAATTTCCTCCTTCTTATCTTTGCCCCTACCCCCAGTGAAAGAATGGGCTTAGAGAATCAGATATACCTGGGTgttgaaatcccagctctacaTGATCTTAGGCAAGCACTTAACCCTTAATACCCCATGTTTTTCATCTATACAATAGAGGTAATAATGGTAACCGTCTCCTATGGaggttgtgaggatgaaatgggaTTGTTAGTGCAGTGCCTGGTGAAGCAGTCAGTAAAGGTTCCAACAGTGGTAGTAGTAACAGTAAGAACAATAGCAATACCATCTGATGTCTCTGGGCCCCTGCTAGCCAGCTATGAATTCAGTCTCTTTCCCTGTCCCTTCCACCTTTACTGAGTTCTTTGAAAGACAAATGAGGGCCAGGTgctctggctcatgcctgtaatgccagcactttgggaggccgaggctggcggatcacctgaggttgggattTCAAGACTAGACTGAcggacatggagaaaccccatctttactaaaaatacaaagttagccgggtgtggtggcacatgcctataatcccagctaatcgggaggctgaggcaggagaattgcttgaacccgggaggcggaggttgtggtgagctgagattgcgccattgcactccagtcagggcaacaagagtcaaactctgcctgaaaaaaaagaaaaagtaagaaagaaagaaaacaaaacaaaaaagaaaaccaaaggagaCCCTGGGCTTGGAAGTGCCTTGAGAGCATGTCAGGTGTgactgggagtggggagtggtGTGTGGAGTGGTCACGGTGGCTGTTGTTCCTGGTCGGCCAGCCGCTCCTCTGCCTGCTCTATCCTGACTTCACCTATCTCTATTTGCAGTACATCGAGGAGTTAACAAAGGAGAGGGATGCCCTGAGTCTGGAACTGTACAGGAACACGTAGGATGGGGGATCGTGGGATGGGAGGTCTGGGGGTTCGTAGCGTGGGGGGTGTGCCGGGAGGTGGGGGTACAGGTGAGCATGGTGAGAGGCTCATACAGGTTTTCATGTGTGCACAGGGAAGCTCTAGTGCCGGCTGTGCCACTGACTCATGGGGTAGCCTCAGGCAACTCATGTCTTCTCTCTGGCCTGCCACCTGGGGCTTTAAATTCCTGGGGTCCCATCCAATGCCACGGTTCTGTGGTTGTGGGGTGAAAGTAGAGGGTTGATCACCACAGCGGTCCTTTCtgttctttgttcattcctttatcTACTGCCTCTGGTTGTAGCATAACCGATGATGAGCTGAAGGAGAAAAATGCCAAACTACAAGAAAAACTTCGacttgtagaatctgagaagtcTGAGATCCAGCTCAATGTAAAGGAGCTAGAAAGGAAGCTGGAGAAGGCCAAGCTCCTGCTGCCACAGGCAAGCAGCTACAGCCCCGGGGGTTGTGGGATCCCCGTCCGGCTGGGACCATGGTCTAGGATCATGCAGGCTATGGGGAGGCTCCAGTCAAGAGCTGGAAAATTTGGGCCCTTGTTCTGGTCCCACCATAGAATCCTCTAGAGTGTGCTAAAAATCTACAAAGTGGGGCCCTGCCTGGGGAATCAGAATCTCAGAGTTagggcttaaaaatatatattttaaaggatcATGGGTGAAAACCATTGTTtgatagattacatttatatgaCTATCCCATGAGTCTGTTTCCTTCTGAGGTTCAAACCAACACTTTCACTGttccagcagcagctgcaggaggAGGCTGACCACCTGGGTAAGGAGCTGCAGAGTGTGTCCGCGAAGCTCCAAGCCCAGGTGGAAGAGAACAAGTTGTGGAACCACCTGTACCAGCAACAGGAAGAGAAGAtgtggaggcaggaagagaagatacaggagcaggaagagaagatacgggagcaggaggagaagaggcaagagcaggaggagaagatacagaagcaggaagagaagaggcggaagcaggaggagaagatgtggaggcaggaggagaagatacgggagcaggaggagaagatacatGAGCAGGAGAAGATAcgggagcaggagaagaagaggcaggagcaggagaagaagatgtggaggcaggagaagatgCATGAGCAGGAGGAGAACATATGGGAGCaggagaagaggaggcaggagcAG
The window above is part of the Macaca fascicularis isolate 582-1 chromosome 7, T2T-MFA8v1.1 genome. Proteins encoded here:
- the LOC123566800 gene encoding uncharacterized protein, which encodes MPDPAFLKMKVLASTVAHVCFFLDSLHSVPQLLHVICPRLLLHSVEHTGGNFTPQPTTQRSVLIPRAAALATRPTPWIAPVAVSATTRRVIKSAPGRAVSRGSGGVGECDGNPAFRRPRLTLASEGLRTGRTLEKSCPLNVCLAAQARLDSKCSVENIYTDDSAEQSGTKKEDLDDKEENDEEETPAPVHSASQFCTAGYGASNQIICVSKKTSGHLLLNTAACRPSAGVQKCTFHSEPSGSVDR